CGAGACCACGCGAACCCGGTTTCCTCTCCTTGCAAGGCGTTGCGGCTGGCTGGCACTTTTGCTTGTGGTGCTTGCTGTTCCGGCCCGGGCCGAACCCCTCACGTTTCTGGCCAGAGCCGGCTATGCTCCGTACTCGTTCGACAACAACGGTCAGCCCCGCGGGATCGACTGCGAGGTGTTTTTGGAGCTGGCGCGGCGCATGGGTATGGACGTGAATATCCGGTTTTTGCCGCAGGCCAAGATTCCCGAAGTGCTGCAAAGGGGGGACGCGCATGGCGTTGTGGCGTTGCACAAACTGCCGGAAATGACGTCCACGCTCGTCTATGCCCTGCGTCAGCCTTTGCGGGTGAGCGAGTACGATATTTTCTACCATGGCGGAGCACCGCTCAAGTATATGGGCGTGGCATCCCTGAATGGAAAGCGGCTGGCCTTGCCGCAAGGTGTGCCGCTACCTGAGAGCCTGGAGCAAACAGCACCAGGGGCCGAGATCCTGCCCGTGACAGCGGAACCCGACGGCGTGCGGCTGCTGCTGCAACGCAAGGTGGACGCCTTTGTGGGCCAGACCCGGGCCACGTTCGACTTGCTTGGAGAAATGGGCATGACCAGCACGGTGCGGGCCGTGGGGACCACGTTTTCCAC
This genomic window from Paucidesulfovibrio gracilis DSM 16080 contains:
- a CDS encoding substrate-binding periplasmic protein; this translates as MYAYPQHAETTRTRFPLLARRCGWLALLLVVLAVPARAEPLTFLARAGYAPYSFDNNGQPRGIDCEVFLELARRMGMDVNIRFLPQAKIPEVLQRGDAHGVVALHKLPEMTSTLVYALRQPLRVSEYDIFYHGGAPLKYMGVASLNGKRLALPQGVPLPESLEQTAPGAEILPVTAEPDGVRLLLQRKVDAFVGQTRATFDLLGEMGMTSTVRAVGTTFSTAPVYMAVASNSGVERPEDLARLLELMLGDMLVDGTYRKIQSRYIVN